The following are encoded together in the Candidatus Methylomirabilis oxygeniifera genome:
- a CDS encoding protein of unknown function (Evidence 5 : No homology to any previously reported sequences), whose product MNENIRSLVEQAGHVSFDVFDTAVLRIVKEPADLFDLVEGWYRATVGPLTSRFRAVRVESERLARERAWTRSSRTEITLDDIYQCMEEGFGVAHETAVTLKDLEVAAELKGCTRNDEIYAIYRYCLDTMRPVLFVSDMYLPCEVVRQILHRCGYERFQYLFVSSALGATKASGSLYEHILKELGCHPQAILHIGDHDDSDVTMARRHGLATYRYEKCGERVRQLDHHRRHRLERCASLSEGEGCVEASIYVATVLRRLLVNGSIRHEGSDDPFWYEFGYISAGPLFFGFIGWLLARAVEDRVETLYFLSRDGQILKRVYDYVSPWVEHAPPSEYLYASRRALNVPAITELDERTLDFLVSGTSILRVTQFLERLGLDPSLFTGAVREAGFSGLDQRVRTGTDYVRLRTLFRSIADEIRHVAVGERSILLDYFRHVGILEKKRIGIVDIGWHGTLQNSISTLLSLSGRKAEIRGYYLGTFSPARAMCERGQEMAAYLCEYGEPESRHAMIKLCVELFEFLHLAPHGSVLRFARRNGHVAPVLEENDLEKPKMAKSCAVQRGALDFVKEFGAVWQQFRFLNMSPDLALQPLMEVLRDPTVTEAVRLGDLEHAEGFGNVYQQRYIAKPPGALTALINPRSLVDRYRQAFWKTGYMKRLRSFGGLVGD is encoded by the coding sequence ATGAATGAAAATATCCGTTCACTCGTAGAGCAGGCCGGGCATGTCTCCTTCGATGTCTTTGATACGGCGGTACTCCGGATCGTCAAAGAACCGGCCGATCTGTTCGATCTCGTTGAGGGGTGGTATAGGGCCACGGTTGGTCCTCTCACGTCTCGCTTCAGAGCGGTACGGGTCGAATCGGAAAGGTTGGCGAGAGAGCGGGCGTGGACGCGGAGCAGCCGCACCGAGATTACGCTGGACGACATCTACCAATGTATGGAAGAGGGGTTCGGTGTGGCGCATGAGACGGCTGTGACGCTCAAGGATCTCGAGGTGGCGGCGGAGCTCAAGGGATGCACGAGGAACGACGAGATCTATGCGATCTATCGCTATTGCCTTGATACGATGAGACCCGTTCTGTTCGTCTCAGATATGTATCTGCCATGCGAGGTAGTCCGACAGATCCTGCATCGGTGCGGCTATGAGCGGTTTCAGTATCTGTTTGTCTCGTCGGCCCTCGGGGCGACTAAGGCCTCAGGGAGCCTATACGAACACATCCTGAAAGAACTCGGCTGTCACCCTCAAGCAATCCTCCATATCGGAGATCATGACGATTCGGACGTCACCATGGCCCGGCGACACGGCCTGGCGACATACCGTTATGAGAAGTGCGGGGAAAGGGTGCGGCAGCTTGATCATCACAGACGCCATCGTCTGGAGCGGTGTGCGTCGCTCAGCGAGGGGGAGGGGTGTGTCGAGGCATCGATCTATGTGGCGACGGTCCTCCGCCGCCTGCTGGTGAACGGGTCGATCCGGCATGAGGGATCGGACGATCCGTTTTGGTACGAGTTCGGCTACATCTCTGCGGGTCCTCTCTTTTTCGGCTTTATCGGTTGGCTGCTCGCCCGTGCCGTTGAGGATCGGGTGGAGACGCTCTATTTCCTGTCGCGGGATGGACAGATCCTCAAGCGGGTGTACGATTACGTGTCGCCGTGGGTTGAGCATGCTCCTCCCTCGGAATACCTGTATGCCTCTCGAAGAGCCCTCAATGTACCCGCGATCACCGAACTCGATGAGCGGACACTGGATTTCCTGGTCAGCGGAACCAGTATTCTGAGAGTGACCCAGTTCTTGGAGCGACTCGGACTTGACCCAAGCCTCTTCACAGGGGCTGTTCGAGAAGCCGGTTTCTCGGGCCTGGACCAGCGAGTGCGGACAGGGACCGATTATGTGAGATTGCGGACCCTCTTCAGATCGATCGCCGACGAGATCAGGCACGTTGCGGTGGGGGAGCGATCCATCCTCCTCGACTATTTCCGTCATGTAGGAATCCTTGAGAAAAAGCGAATCGGCATTGTGGATATCGGTTGGCACGGGACCTTGCAAAACTCGATCAGCACGCTCCTCAGTCTGTCAGGGCGAAAGGCGGAAATCAGGGGATATTATCTGGGAACCTTCAGTCCGGCGAGGGCCATGTGTGAACGAGGGCAGGAGATGGCCGCGTACCTGTGTGAGTATGGTGAGCCGGAGTCTCGCCATGCGATGATCAAACTGTGCGTTGAGCTGTTCGAGTTTCTCCATCTTGCACCGCATGGGAGCGTGCTCCGGTTTGCTCGTCGTAACGGACATGTGGCGCCGGTACTGGAAGAGAACGACCTCGAAAAACCAAAGATGGCAAAGTCCTGCGCTGTGCAGCGAGGCGCGTTGGATTTCGTCAAGGAATTTGGAGCGGTCTGGCAGCAGTTTCGCTTTCTGAACATGTCGCCTGATCTGGCGCTGCAGCCGTTGATGGAGGTTTTGCGGGATCCGACCGTGACGGAGGCCGTGAGGTTAGGTGATCTGGAGCATGCGGAAGGATTTGGGAATGTCTATCAACAGCGATATATCGCCAAGCCTCCCGGAGCGCTGACGGCGTTGATCAATCCTCGAAGTCTAGTCGATCGATATCGGCAAGCCTTCTGGAAGACAGGGTATATGAAGCGACTGCGGTCATTTGGTGGACTCGTTGGCGACTGA
- the spsK gene encoding Spore coat polysaccharide biosynthesis protein spsK: protein MTTLLIGANGQLGSELRQAFSDGDLVPLTHAEFELADRTQVWDMLRKYSPHLILNTAAYHRVDECEDFPERAFAVNAIAVRNLAIATKEIGATLVHFSTDYVFDGRMRTPYREADQPRPLSVYATSKRAGEYFVQAILERYYLIRTCGLYGVAGRCNKTGNFVETMLRLAAAGRKIDVVGDQIVTPTSAKELAHKVRRLVETDAYGLYHITNNGECSWYQFAGAVFELSGVQAHLHETTSAAFGARAVRPAYSVLENANLRSLGLDDLRHWRDALSEYLTERGRLQAV from the coding sequence ATGACGACGCTCCTGATCGGTGCCAATGGACAGTTGGGAAGCGAGTTGCGGCAGGCGTTCAGCGATGGTGATCTGGTGCCGCTGACGCATGCCGAGTTCGAACTGGCTGACCGGACGCAGGTGTGGGATATGTTGCGCAAGTATAGTCCACACCTCATCCTCAATACCGCCGCCTATCATCGTGTCGATGAGTGCGAGGACTTCCCTGAGCGCGCATTTGCCGTCAACGCGATTGCGGTGAGGAATCTCGCCATCGCCACGAAGGAGATTGGGGCGACGCTCGTTCACTTCAGCACTGACTACGTCTTTGACGGACGAATGCGCACCCCGTACCGGGAAGCGGACCAGCCTCGGCCGCTGAGCGTCTACGCGACCTCGAAGCGTGCCGGCGAGTACTTCGTCCAGGCAATCCTTGAGCGGTATTACCTTATCCGAACCTGCGGGCTATACGGCGTGGCAGGCCGCTGCAACAAGACGGGAAATTTTGTCGAAACGATGCTTCGACTGGCAGCGGCCGGGCGTAAGATCGATGTGGTGGGAGATCAGATTGTTACCCCGACAAGCGCCAAGGAATTGGCGCATAAGGTCCGACGGTTAGTAGAAACCGACGCCTACGGGCTCTATCACATTACCAACAACGGCGAATGCTCCTGGTATCAGTTTGCCGGGGCAGTGTTTGAACTGTCCGGTGTCCAGGCCCATCTACATGAAACAACCAGCGCCGCCTTCGGCGCGCGCGCCGTCAGGCCGGCCTATTCGGTCCTGGAGAACGCGAATCTTCGCTCGCTCGGTCTCGATGATCTGCGGCACTGGCGCGACGCCCTTTCAGAGTATCTGACTGAACGCGGGCGGTTGCAAGCGGTCTGA
- a CDS encoding putative transcriptional regulator, CopG family (Evidence 3 : Function proposed based on presence of conserved amino acid motif, structural feature or limited homology), producing the protein MRTTIELTDDQRARLLALAAKRRLRGYSVLIHEALERYLEETPNGGRARAAARAARKVRGTLSENEAERMRQRIAELWKRWR; encoded by the coding sequence ATGAGGACAACAATTGAGCTGACCGACGACCAGCGGGCAAGACTTCTTGCGCTGGCAGCGAAACGACGGCTTCGTGGTTACTCGGTCTTGATTCACGAAGCCCTCGAACGGTACCTCGAAGAGACGCCGAACGGGGGGCGGGCGAGGGCAGCGGCCAGGGCTGCGCGGAAGGTGCGGGGCACGCTTTCGGAGAATGAGGCCGAACGGATGCGACAACGGATCGCGGAGCTGTGGAAGCGGTGGCGATAA
- a CDS encoding conserved protein of unknown function (Evidence 4 : Homologs of previously reported genes of unknown function), translating into MAIRFVLDSDVMIDLFAGQEPAGSVIPNLLEMELAGTTAVTAYELYSGASRASEREWLDAFLTTLTIFPLDTQSARRAGAIDLSLRRRGGPINPGDNLIAGICLTHDLALVTRNVSHFRRIADLKVVTPADLFGTG; encoded by the coding sequence GTGGCGATAAGATTCGTTCTGGACAGCGATGTCATGATCGATCTGTTCGCCGGGCAGGAGCCGGCCGGCTCGGTCATTCCGAACCTGTTGGAGATGGAGCTGGCGGGTACAACAGCCGTCACAGCCTATGAGCTCTATTCCGGCGCTTCACGTGCGAGTGAACGGGAGTGGCTCGATGCCTTCCTAACGACGCTCACGATTTTTCCTCTGGATACGCAGTCGGCGAGACGCGCCGGGGCCATCGATCTGTCGCTCAGGCGGCGTGGCGGGCCGATCAATCCCGGCGATAATCTGATCGCCGGGATCTGCCTGACGCACGATCTCGCCCTAGTTACCCGGAATGTCAGCCACTTCCGTCGAATTGCCGATTTGAAGGTTGTTACACCGGCGGATCTGTTCGGGACGGGTTAA
- a CDS encoding putative Glycosyl transferase, family 2 (Evidence 3 : Function proposed based on presence of conserved amino acid motif, structural feature or limited homology): MTDPRVAVGIINYGDYRHLPACLDSIKRQSLSPARIILLDNQSRADEIGRIGRAYPEAQILSMRENLGYSGGANRIIREANEDEDIFLLNPDVVLDQRHLEELVRAMQSNPGAGAAGGKLMLGDSQVVGGPRDDAPRLLDTTGHLIFRTRRIIDRGHGESDVGQYDRPEEIFSVCGAAVLYRRSMLEDARIDGECFDEDFFAYKEDVDICWRAQLLGWTALYHPAATAYHLRGWKRGDNRRRVPWLRKYHSFKNHALMMIKNELPALLRRDLLPILWLGTCAMAYVTLAEPALWKSVLDLKRYWPRARHKRGIIMARRRASADRMGRWFV; the protein is encoded by the coding sequence GTGACTGATCCACGGGTGGCGGTGGGGATCATCAATTACGGCGACTATCGCCATCTTCCCGCCTGTCTGGACAGTATCAAGCGGCAGTCGCTTTCTCCCGCACGGATCATCCTGCTCGACAACCAGAGTCGCGCCGATGAGATCGGCCGCATCGGCAGGGCCTACCCGGAGGCGCAGATTCTGTCGATGAGGGAGAACCTGGGGTACAGCGGCGGAGCGAATCGCATCATCCGGGAGGCGAATGAAGACGAGGATATCTTCCTGCTCAACCCCGATGTGGTGCTCGATCAGCGGCACCTGGAGGAACTGGTCCGGGCGATGCAATCGAATCCCGGCGCCGGCGCTGCGGGCGGCAAGCTCATGTTGGGCGATTCCCAAGTCGTTGGTGGACCGCGGGATGATGCACCGCGTCTCCTTGACACCACAGGCCACCTGATCTTCAGAACTCGGCGGATTATCGATCGGGGCCACGGTGAATCGGATGTGGGCCAGTATGACAGACCCGAGGAGATCTTTAGCGTCTGCGGGGCGGCGGTCCTCTACCGCCGGTCGATGCTCGAGGATGCCAGGATCGATGGGGAGTGTTTCGACGAGGACTTTTTTGCCTACAAGGAGGACGTCGATATCTGCTGGCGGGCTCAGTTGCTTGGATGGACCGCTCTCTACCACCCGGCGGCGACCGCCTATCATCTGAGGGGATGGAAGCGCGGCGACAATCGGCGGCGCGTCCCCTGGCTCCGGAAATACCATTCCTTTAAGAATCATGCGTTGATGATGATCAAGAATGAACTTCCGGCCCTGTTGCGGCGGGATTTGCTGCCGATTCTCTGGCTGGGGACGTGCGCCATGGCCTATGTGACCCTCGCGGAACCTGCTCTGTGGAAGTCGGTGTTGGATCTGAAGCGATATTGGCCGAGGGCTCGTCACAAGCGAGGTATCATCATGGCTCGCCGCCGCGCCTCAGCGGACCGGATGGGCCGCTGGTTCGTATAG
- a CDS encoding Glycosyltransferase, with translation MMSAEANVALIHDWLTGMRGGERCLEALCELLPTADIFTLLHVQGSVSKTIEQRRIRTSVIQTLPFAATHYRYYLPLFPWAIEQFKLDGYDLILSSSHCVAKGIKPPPQALHIAYLYTPMRYIWDMQDAYVASGRMGPVSRLMLPAIAGRLRRWDIAVNTRVDHFIAISYYVADRVRRHYGREAIVIYPPVETARFHIAERTDDYYLAVGAFAPYKRIDLAIEAFNRLRRRLVIVGEGQEGSRLRHMAGPTIEFLGWRSDREVADLLSRCRALVFPGEEDFGILPVEAMACGRPVIAYGRGGVTETVIPLERSAFSVQRSGLQNAFSLQPSAFSLGPQPPTGVFFYEQTVEALVDAIDLFERSSDRFDPEALRAHALTFDRSIFEKRIASYIDERLEEWTRGGRRRRPC, from the coding sequence ATGATGTCGGCTGAGGCGAACGTTGCGCTGATTCACGACTGGCTGACGGGGATGCGCGGAGGAGAGCGATGCCTGGAAGCGCTCTGCGAGCTCCTTCCGACAGCGGATATCTTTACCCTGCTGCACGTACAGGGAAGCGTATCGAAGACCATCGAACAGCGGCGGATCCGGACGTCGGTCATTCAGACGTTGCCGTTTGCCGCGACCCACTATCGCTACTATCTGCCCCTCTTTCCGTGGGCCATCGAGCAATTCAAGCTCGATGGATACGATCTGATCCTCTCCAGCAGCCACTGTGTGGCGAAAGGGATCAAGCCTCCGCCACAAGCGCTGCACATCGCGTATCTGTACACCCCGATGCGATACATCTGGGATATGCAGGATGCCTACGTCGCCTCCGGTCGGATGGGTCCGGTGTCCAGACTGATGCTGCCCGCCATCGCCGGACGGTTACGGCGGTGGGATATCGCGGTCAACACCAGGGTTGATCACTTTATTGCTATCTCATATTATGTAGCGGATCGGGTCCGCCGCCATTACGGTCGGGAGGCTATCGTCATCTATCCTCCGGTCGAGACCGCCCGGTTTCATATCGCCGAGCGGACGGATGACTACTACCTGGCGGTCGGCGCCTTCGCCCCCTATAAGCGGATCGACCTGGCGATCGAGGCCTTTAACCGCTTGCGGCGACGCCTGGTGATCGTGGGTGAGGGACAGGAGGGGAGTCGCCTGCGGCACATGGCAGGTCCTACTATCGAGTTTCTCGGGTGGCGATCCGATCGCGAGGTCGCCGACCTTCTCAGCCGCTGCCGTGCGCTGGTCTTTCCGGGTGAAGAAGACTTCGGCATTCTCCCTGTAGAAGCGATGGCCTGTGGACGGCCGGTCATTGCGTATGGGAGGGGCGGCGTGACGGAAACCGTGATTCCGCTGGAGCGTTCAGCGTTCAGCGTTCAACGTTCTGGGTTGCAGAACGCCTTCAGCCTTCAGCCTTCAGCCTTCAGCCTCGGACCTCAACCTCCCACCGGCGTGTTCTTCTATGAACAGACCGTCGAGGCGCTGGTTGATGCGATTGATCTTTTTGAGCGCTCATCCGATCGTTTCGATCCGGAGGCGCTTCGCGCGCACGCCCTCACGTTCGACCGTTCGATCTTCGAGAAGCGGATCGCAAGCTATATCGATGAACGTCTTGAGGAATGGACACGTGGGGGGCGCCGTCGTCGGCCATGCTGA
- a CDS encoding Putative capsular polysaccharide synthesis protein (cpsA) (Evidence 3 : Function proposed based on presence of conserved amino acid motif, structural feature or limited homology; Product type pe : putative enzyme) codes for MLKRHSQFIESLMLIADLLVISASWLGSYYFRFYWGPVQVYRDIPDVRPYLLLLGLIIIVWGIAFKAFGLYRPKRISSRLAEVRDIAKACTLAVLILIAATFFLKQFEFSRVVILYFWIFSIVSASLVRSSFREVLRMTRRKGYNLRHVLIVGDGVLARQVVERIRVRPELGLRIRGLLVGDPGMVGRQVDELSALGTYEQAGELAEELSIDRVFIAIPLEAYGRMEGILRGLENGTAAVHAVPDLHQFMTLRGGVEEFDGLPLISLQDSPHYGWSLVGKRAIDLVLSSVTLLVIGPLLLLVAAIIKFTSPGPVLYRQERMGLDGRTFHMLKFRSMRDEAEEETGPVWAARDDERRTGVGALLRRTSLDELPQLVNVLKGEMSLVGPRPERPVFIEEFRKRIPRYMLRHKVKAGITGWAQINGWRGDTSIEKRIECDLFYIENWSIFFDLRILWLSFWKGFIHKNAI; via the coding sequence ATGCTGAAACGCCATAGCCAGTTTATCGAAAGTCTCATGCTGATTGCCGATCTGCTGGTGATCAGCGCCAGTTGGCTCGGGTCGTACTATTTCCGCTTCTATTGGGGGCCGGTTCAAGTCTATCGCGACATTCCTGACGTCCGTCCGTACCTCCTCCTGCTCGGTCTCATCATCATCGTTTGGGGGATCGCGTTTAAAGCCTTCGGGTTGTATCGTCCCAAGCGCATCTCCTCACGGCTTGCTGAGGTGAGGGATATCGCGAAGGCCTGTACGCTCGCGGTGTTGATCCTGATTGCGGCCACCTTCTTTCTGAAGCAGTTCGAGTTCTCGCGGGTTGTGATTCTCTATTTTTGGATCTTCAGTATCGTGTCGGCCAGCCTTGTCAGGAGCAGCTTCCGCGAGGTGCTCCGCATGACGAGACGTAAAGGATACAATCTCCGGCATGTTCTGATTGTCGGCGACGGGGTGTTGGCGCGACAGGTCGTAGAAAGGATCCGCGTACGCCCGGAATTGGGGTTACGTATCAGGGGACTCCTGGTTGGAGATCCGGGGATGGTCGGACGACAGGTTGACGAGCTGAGCGCGCTCGGCACCTATGAGCAGGCGGGAGAGCTGGCGGAAGAGCTGTCGATCGATAGGGTCTTTATCGCCATTCCACTGGAGGCCTACGGACGAATGGAGGGGATCCTCCGAGGTCTGGAGAATGGGACTGCCGCCGTCCACGCCGTGCCGGATCTTCATCAGTTCATGACCTTGCGTGGCGGGGTGGAGGAGTTTGACGGCCTGCCCCTTATCAGCCTGCAGGACTCGCCCCATTACGGGTGGAGCCTGGTCGGCAAACGGGCGATAGATCTGGTGTTGTCGAGCGTCACTCTCCTGGTCATCGGACCGCTGTTGCTCCTCGTTGCGGCCATCATCAAGTTCACATCGCCGGGCCCGGTCCTGTACCGTCAGGAGCGCATGGGTCTCGACGGCAGAACCTTCCATATGTTGAAGTTCCGGTCGATGCGGGACGAGGCTGAAGAGGAGACCGGCCCGGTGTGGGCCGCGCGCGACGACGAGCGTCGAACGGGGGTCGGCGCCTTACTTCGTCGAACCTCGCTGGATGAACTGCCGCAACTGGTCAATGTGTTGAAGGGGGAGATGAGTCTGGTTGGTCCCCGGCCGGAGCGGCCGGTCTTTATAGAGGAGTTTCGAAAGCGGATCCCCCGGTATATGCTTCGACATAAGGTGAAGGCGGGCATCACCGGGTGGGCTCAGATCAACGGGTGGAGGGGCGATACCTCAATCGAGAAACGGATCGAGTGTGACCTGTTCTATATTGAGAACTGGTCAATATTTTTCGATCTAAGGATTCTCTGGCTGAGTTTCTGGAAAGGGTTCATTCATAAGAATGCGATCTGA
- the galE gene encoding UDP-glucose 4-epimerase (UDP-galactose 4-epimerase) (Galactowaldenase) (Evidence 2a : Function of homologous gene experimentally demonstrated in an other organism; PubMedId : 1787800, 8611559; Product type e : enzyme): MKVLVTGGAGFIGSHVVDALAKEGHDVAVVDDLSKGKREQVHPSARFYQVDIRNRQVLEEVFRAERPEVVNHHAAQGNLRRSMTEPSFDASVNIVGSLNLFELALACTVRKFVFISSGGAVYGEPQRLPVDERHPTCPMSAYGLSKYTVEQYLRLFDGSGLDYTILRYANVYGPRQDPTGEAGVVAIFSRQMLAGERPTIFGDGTKTRDYVYVGDVVAANLLAMTGKGASGRSYNIGLGREVSDWQIFELVRSAVGATLEPILATKRPGEIDRICLDASLAKTELGWEPAMSLEEGMARTVAFYRG; encoded by the coding sequence ATGAAAGTACTGGTGACGGGTGGCGCGGGATTCATCGGGTCTCATGTTGTAGATGCCCTGGCGAAAGAGGGCCATGACGTTGCTGTGGTCGATGACCTCTCGAAGGGGAAGCGAGAACAGGTACATCCTTCGGCACGCTTTTACCAGGTAGATATTCGTAATCGTCAGGTCCTCGAGGAGGTCTTTCGTGCCGAGCGTCCAGAGGTCGTCAATCATCATGCGGCCCAGGGTAACCTGCGCCGGTCGATGACTGAACCGTCGTTTGACGCCTCCGTCAATATCGTCGGCTCGCTGAATCTGTTCGAGCTGGCCCTCGCCTGCACGGTGAGGAAGTTCGTGTTCATCTCGTCGGGGGGGGCGGTCTATGGCGAACCCCAGCGGCTGCCTGTCGATGAACGTCATCCGACCTGTCCGATGTCCGCGTACGGGCTCAGTAAATACACTGTAGAGCAGTACCTGCGTCTCTTCGATGGGTCCGGGTTGGATTATACGATCCTGCGGTACGCGAATGTGTACGGTCCGCGGCAGGATCCCACCGGCGAGGCCGGTGTCGTAGCGATCTTCAGTCGGCAGATGCTCGCCGGCGAGCGTCCGACGATTTTCGGCGACGGTACCAAGACCAGGGACTACGTTTACGTTGGTGATGTTGTTGCGGCGAACCTCTTAGCCATGACGGGGAAGGGGGCCTCAGGTCGAAGCTATAATATAGGTCTGGGGCGCGAGGTCAGCGATTGGCAGATCTTCGAGTTGGTACGGAGCGCGGTTGGCGCCACGCTGGAGCCGATTCTGGCAACCAAACGACCCGGAGAGATCGATAGAATCTGCCTGGACGCCTCCTTAGCCAAGACAGAGCTGGGCTGGGAGCCGGCCATGTCCCTTGAGGAGGGAATGGCCAGAACCGTTGCGTTTTATCGTGGGTAA
- a CDS encoding PfkB domain protein, giving the protein MTRFPRKQLLVLGDIMVDEYIWGSVSRLSPEAPVPVVEVKAESFRLGGAGNVAANIQSLGGRAILAGVVGNDLPGERLIQEIEAAGIKSDGVVVDRARPTTIKTRVVAGSQQIVRFDRESMSDLSKEAADRLLEVVTSRLAEADAVLISDYAKGVISKRVARQILSLARRHRKIVIVDPKVHHFPLYKGATVITPNHHEALAFAHLPAWGQEDLLAVAGRELLRKLEVKAILITRGEAGMSLFEDGRVTHIPAVAKEVYDVTGAGDTVLAAFALAMASGAFLREAAVIANHAAGVVVGRAGTATISREELLDALKYGSG; this is encoded by the coding sequence GTGACCCGTTTTCCCCGGAAGCAGCTTCTCGTCCTGGGTGATATCATGGTGGACGAGTATATCTGGGGGAGCGTGTCGCGGCTATCTCCGGAGGCCCCGGTTCCGGTCGTGGAGGTAAAGGCCGAGAGTTTTCGTCTGGGGGGCGCGGGCAATGTAGCGGCCAACATTCAATCCTTAGGCGGACGAGCGATCCTGGCAGGGGTCGTCGGCAATGATCTGCCTGGGGAGCGACTGATTCAGGAGATTGAGGCTGCCGGGATCAAAAGCGATGGGGTGGTGGTAGACCGCGCGCGCCCGACCACCATCAAAACCCGAGTGGTTGCGGGGAGCCAACAGATCGTTCGGTTCGATCGGGAGAGTATGTCGGATCTCTCGAAAGAGGCGGCGGATCGGCTGCTTGAGGTGGTGACGAGCCGGCTTGCTGAGGCGGATGCCGTGCTTATCTCGGATTACGCGAAGGGAGTGATCAGTAAGCGGGTTGCCAGACAGATCCTCTCTCTGGCGCGGCGTCATCGGAAAATCGTCATCGTCGATCCGAAAGTCCACCACTTTCCCCTCTACAAGGGGGCGACCGTCATTACCCCCAATCATCACGAGGCCTTAGCCTTCGCCCATCTTCCCGCATGGGGACAAGAAGATCTCCTGGCTGTTGCGGGAAGGGAGTTACTTCGAAAACTCGAAGTCAAGGCCATATTGATCACGCGGGGAGAGGCCGGGATGTCGCTCTTCGAGGATGGACGGGTGACGCATATTCCGGCAGTGGCGAAGGAGGTCTATGATGTCACAGGGGCGGGAGACACTGTTCTGGCAGCCTTTGCCCTGGCTATGGCATCGGGTGCCTTCCTGCGAGAGGCGGCCGTCATTGCCAATCATGCCGCCGGTGTCGTCGTGGGGAGAGCCGGAACGGCAACGATCAGTCGTGAAGAGCTGCTGGACGCATTAAAATACGGGTCTGGATAA